AACCATTTGTAGTCTTTCATCCCATTGGAACCCATTATAAGAGAtgtctattgaactacaaaattggcctcttcaggtagcctagcggGTAGTCTTTTCCCCTATTGAAAtccattataagacgtggctacAGAACTATAAAAAAGGCCTCTTCAGCTAAGGCTAGCTCATAGGCAGAGCCAGACAGGTGACCACCTATCACAATGCACAcagtcaaaaaaaaaatatatgaacacAAGTGAAGTCAAACTTCTGCTCCTCACATTCGAGTCACTTGACATGTcactgaggagagaggggatttCTGGCTCTTTGGCATGGCTCTTTCCTTGCAAAGAACCGTTACAAAACTGGTTCTTTCGAATCATTTTGAGTTACTTAACCAGTGTTAAGAAGATAGCTTTTTTGACCCCAACTCTAGGCCCTTTTGGCTAAACAACAACTGCTTGTCCCCCTTCTTCCAAAGACTGTTTTTGCAGACACTTGTGGTTTTTTCCCAGATTTAAATACTAACGgtgaaggtcacatgcttaaaaccAACACAACAAGTAGAGTGACTCCCCAGCTGTTCCGTTCCCATCGCTCACATCTAGGAGCCGTTCAAGAGAACTGGttccaacgtcacaacactatCCCTGAGGTTCTACcaatggggtcatccctatgttccccgggtcctatgttccccaggtcctatgttcccctctaccggggaacccttttttcaaatccTTGGTATAATATAACATTGTAGTTACTGCCAATTTGACAAAGCAGTATCTCTAGAACGGGACACCTTTTGGACCATAAAGTTTTGTCATAAGataaagcaatgtaaagtaatgaagaccatttttagtCTAAATTCTATTATGACAGaatatgtaattactgcactttgccattgGAGGGCGGTATTGTTCCATAGGGATATTTTTGTTttctattgttttgtttttgtcacaaaaatgtatatcagaATGATGGCCATTACACGCTCAAGAAGGGCTCTGCAGTGACATCTCAACTCAGCGATGGGTTTGATATTAACTTATTTCtttgccagccactgtggctagtggttttcccaagtcactagccattcagctattttaCTAGAtaaatttttttctttatcatgatgctctacatctaacctcagaatgTGAGTGAAGAAGAGTGCACATTTgtcaaatcaaacaaatagaaacagagtaatTGCCCCTGGTGTATCAAATGTTGTATTTAAGAAAAAGctcaaagtgcagaatatagacTTTCTGATatatcataccatagaataagccaCCTGTCAACTGGCTGGTGACATTCAAATCATTACCAGCCAcaaccaagttttaccagcatttggccggttggcaggtgccagtgtcaagccctgcaactCAGCGATGGGTTTTGACTACTAACTGCTATGTTTATAAGACGACACTGTTGAGTTGCGTCTTGTGAGTCCAAATAAAGCGAAATCAAAAGTGATATTTTATTTACCTCGAAGCTGTGGTGGAAGGCGCCGTAGTCGACGTCGAAGAATCCCTCAGCCAATGACATGACGGGAGAGAAGCGATGACCCCACAGCACCTCCTCCGCCAGGTACGAACTCCGTGCTTGACACGTCATGCCTGCCAAACAAATGTTCAGAggatttgtagtcttttctcccattgaaacacaTTATAAGATGTGACTACTGAGCTACAAAAAtgacctcttcaggtagcctagccaTTGTAAGATACGACTATTGGACTACAAAAAATGTAGTTATTACCTGTAGCTTCGACCATACCCTCAAGGATGACCACGATCTCAAAGTCCTCTTTCTCCAGCTGAGCCTGTTTTGAAACAGTTTGACAACAGGTGTGAATTAGTTGTGAACAGTGGTATTtggtgtgggcagccgtggcctaatagttagggagttggtctttcaatctgggggttgtacaTTCGAATCCcacctaacctctccctacacctgcatccatggctgaagtgcccttgagcaaggcacctaaccccacattgctccagggactctatccaataccctgaaaaatagtaaatgtaagtcgctctgaatagaagcgtcagctaaatgaaatgtaatgtaatgtaatggtatttCATCCAAGCGGCGTCAAACCTAAGTGAAAAATGACCTCTTCGGTTATCCTTTTGTAGTCTTTCCTCGCATTGAAACCCATTTTTTTAACATGTGACTATTGAccaatggcctcttcaggtagcctagtgtgtagccTTTTCTCACACTGAAACCCATAAtaagatgtggctattgaactacaataaTGGCCTCGTCAGGTAGCCTACagtagtgtgtagtcttttctcccattgaaacccttTATAAAGCATAGACGATGAACTACAACATGGCCTCTTCAATTAGCCATTTATAGTCTTGCCCCCCACTGAAACACATTATAAAGTGTGGCTATTGAACCTCAAAAAGGGCCTCTTCAGATAGCCTAGTTTGTAGTctttttgtagtcttttctccaactgaaacccattgtaagacattgcTATTGAACTACAATAATGGCCTCGTCCAACTGAAacccattgtaagacattgcTATTGAACGAGCTAAgtggtctcctctctctctaggtcgtcctcagacgagccttccaagatcgttgcttccaatcatcccgattctccatacatcttttcaattcactggtactctgggttcctgcgtccttcttgagtatgtccacatatgttagtgtgagacgtcctcttgaccggcacccatgcgacggttcccacagcaccagcttgctggctggcagttcttggtgccttcggcagtgtcctgcaagtgttattctccttacagcaatcttggtattccctcgtacagGATTTCGtcggttacatgtgcactatcgctGATGTCAAGCAccgcacgcagcatcctggtaaTCTTCAGTAaatcatttgtagtcttttctcccattgaaactaATTATGAAATGCAACTATTGGACTACAAGCCCCACCTGGCTCATGctcactgcacgcagcatcctggtaaTCTTCAGTAAAtaatttgtagtcttttctcccattgaaactcaTTATGAAATGCAACTATTAAGACTACAAGCCCCACCTGGCTCATGCTCACCGCACAAAGCATCCTGGTAATGTTCAGTAaaccatttgtagtcttttctcccattgaaactcaTTACGAAATGCAACTATTGGACTAAAAGCCCCACCTGGCTCATGCTCACCACACGCAGCATCCTGGCAATCTTCAGTAaatcatttgtagtcttttctcccattgaaactcaTTATGAAATGCAACTATTGGACTACAAGCCCCACCTGGCTCATGCTCACCGCACACAGCATCCTGGTAATCTTCAGTAaatcatttgtagtcttttcgcCCATTGAAACTCATTATGAAATGCAACTATTAAGACTACAAGCCCCACCTGGCTCATGTCCCAGAAGGGCGAGCGGCAGTCGACCTCGTGGGCGATGACCAGCGGGGACACCAGGAAGAGGCGGTCGTCTCCCGTCTCGAAACCCACGCTGATATCCGTCTGGTCCAGGGGGATGAACTCAcctggaggggggggagagagagagggatgaactcacctggaggggggggagagagagagagagagggagagagagagagtgatgaactcgcctggaggaggggggaggggtagagagagagggggagagagagagagagagagggatgaactcacctggagggggggggggaggggagagagagagagagagagagagagagagagagggatgaactcacctggagggggaagaggaggggagagagagagggatgaactcaccgggagagagagtgggggtagggggagagagagagacggggggtagggagagagagagagtgaggagggcgggggtgagagagagagagggggggtagagagggatgAACTcaccaggagacagagagagaggtgggggtgagggagagagagagagagagagggatgaactcacctggaggggggggggagagagagagggggagagagagagagagagggatgaactcaccgggagacagagggagagagagggggggtagggagagagagagagggggggtagggagagagagagggatgaactcacctggaggggggggtgtgagggagagagagagggagggatgaactcaccgggagagaggggaggaggggagagagagagagtgatgaactcaccggaagacagagggagagagagggggggtagggagagagagagggagagagagagagagagagagcgagaggaagagagagagagggggagtaattaaccagtgctctcctccatccttctccatgactgtggtactctgagcatggtatcgacccgccgcactgctcccttggggcgacattggggactgcccccttgcatgggtgaggcataaatgcaatttcatagtgtgcagtgtgcacttttgtgctgtgaagtgctgtgtcatagAGTTCATATTCGGAGCAATTTCATAGGAAATGGGCAAATagtacgattttggccacgaaaatgattgaaaatgattgaaactgtttaaatactgtacAAATGGTAGTTATAGTACATATGCTGGAAAACAATTGTTATtactgttactattattcacatttactgcatctcatcattctcatgatgtGTGGATGGGGCTGATGAGGCGCTGTCTCCCCTGCCACTGTCTCCCCTGCCActgtctcccctgcctcccctgccactgtctcccctgccactgtctccactgtctcccctgtctcccctgccactgtctcccctgtctcccctgcctcccctgcctcccctgcctcccctgccactgtctcccctgcctcccctgccactgtctcccctgtctcccctgcctcccctgtctcccctgcctcccctgtctccactgtctcccctgcctcccctgtctcccctgcctcccctgtctcccctgcctcccctgccactgcctcccctgcctcccctgcctccactgtctccactgtctccactGCCtccactgtctccactgtctcccctgcctcccctgcctcccctgcctcccctgccactgtctcccctgtctcccctgcctcccctgccactgtctcccctgccactgtctccactgtctcccctgccactgtctcccctgcctcccctgcctcccctgcctcccctgccactgtctcccctgtctcccctgcctcccctgcctcccctgtctcccctgcctcccctgcctcccctgcctcccctgcctccactgtctcccctgcctcccctgtctccactgtctcccctgccactgtctcccctgcctcccctgtctcccctgtctcccctgccactgcctccactgccactgcctcccctgtctcccctgcctcccctgccactgcctcccctgtctccactgtctcccctgtctcccctgccactgcctcccctgtctcccctgcctcccctgccactgtctcccctgtctccactgtctcccctgcCACTGTCTCCCCTGCCTCCACTGTCTCCCCTGCCACGGTCTCCACTGCCTCCActgtctcccctgtctcccctgtctcccctgccactgtctcccctgtctcccctgccactgtctcccctgtctccactgcctcccctgtctcccctgtctccactgcctcccctgcctcccctgtctcccctgcctcccctgccactgtctcccctgccactgtctcccctgccactgtctcccctgtctcccctgtctcccctgccactgtctcccctgtctccactgcctcccctgtctccactgtctcccctgtctcccctgccactgcctcccctgtctccactgcctccactgcctcccctgcctccactgtctcccctgtctccactgtctcccctgcctcccctgtctcccctgtctcccctgtctcccctgtctcccctgccactgtctcccctgcctcccctgtctcccctgtctcccctgccactgtctcccctgcctccactgccactgcctcccctgcctcccctgccacTGCCTCCCACTGTCTCCCCTGCCTCCActgtctcccctgcctcccctgtctcccctgcctcccctgtctccactgtctcccctgtctccactgtctcccctgtctcccctgtctcccctgccactgtctcccctgtctcccctgtctcccctgtctcccctgtctcccctgccactgtctcccctgtctcccctgtctcccctgtctcccctgccactgtctcccctgtctcccctgtctcccctgtctcccctgccactgtctcccctgcctcccctgcctcccctgccactgcctcccctgcctccactgtctcccctgccactgtctcccctgcctcccctgtctcccctggctcccctgtctcccctgccactgtctcccctgccactgtctcccctgcctcccctgccgtatctGACCGCACGCCTGctgtggcgtggtgtgtgtgtgtgtgtgtgtgtgtgtgtgtgtgtgtgtgtgtgtgtgtgtgtgtgtgtgtgtgtgtgtgtgtgtgtgtgtgtgtgcgtgtgcactctaCGTAACTAATGCTAATGTACTTAACTTTTAAAGCTACTACAATATGGCCACTTCAGGTAGGCTAGAGTGTAGTTTTTTCTCCCATTGCAACTTATTATACTAAGACGTGGCTACTGAACAACAAAAATGATCGACGTTGGCACTTTACCTTCTTGCGTTTGTTTGGACTTGATGAGCTTGGCTCTCATGTTGGCGCCCACGATGTGTGAGCTGCGCAAGTCTCCGACGCGGAACATCAGGCAGAGTTTGTCGTCTCGAAGGGAGATGACAGCGTGGCGGGAGAAGACGAGCGTCTCGGCACGCTTATTGGGCTGAGAGATCTTGACAAACATGCAGCCCACCTGAAAACAGaacggagcgagagagagagaggaaaaaagaacagggattagattagattaaagtGAGGTACCCCCCACATGGAGACACAGAGGTATtgcaggggacacacacacacacacacacacacacacacacacacacacacacacacacacacacacacattcactcaaaaTAATCCTTAACACCATAGACTATTTGGGCTTAAATACACTTTTGAGTTTTGATAAACGTtttaaatataataaaataaacataaatgtacaaaataaaatgtattaagtGAAATGTATTTATGCCAATTTCTATTTTCATAACCGTTACGCTGAGTGGTGCAGACAAATACTTATCTTTCGTCTGAAGGgggaaatgacaaaaagagttTGAAAAAAACTGGATTCTTATAATGGCTTTCAATGGGAGAAAGGAATGCACaccaggctacctgaagaggccatattTGTAGTTCAATTCTTGTGTcttacaatgggtttcaatgggagaaaagactacatacTCACCATGAAAGCGTTGACCATGGAGCCCAGAATAgcctgaagcagcagcagcatggtcCCAACAGGGCACTGGTCAGTTATCACGCGGTGGCCGTAACCTGAGGGGTGCAAACAGAGATCTCATTACTcaacatttgtagtcttttctcccattgaaatccATCATAAGATGTGGCTATTGACCTACAAAAATGGCTTCTACAGGTAGCCTAatatgtagtcttttctcccattgaagcccattgtaagacgtggctattgaactacaaaaagtGTGTAATCAGTTCTtcaattgaaacccattataattgtgcattcttttgaaactcggattATCGGAAACCTAGACCTCCGCCTCGGCaaagtgcaaaagaacgggtactcaactcTGGGTTCCGAAACTCAAACTCGAGCACTccggtgtactccgagttcgtttaacattagtgttttcagacatttgtattgttcccagctgttgcaatagaatgcatttacagcggttgtcgggagaacaacctcgggtctTCCGACAGCCAAGTTTCAAAAGAATTAACCTATttgacgtggctattgaacttcAACAATGAACTCTTCAggcagcctagtgtgtagtcttttctcccattgaaacccattatgagacgtggctattgaactacaaaaatgaacTCTGCAGGCAGCCTACATTACTGTACTTGTGGTCGCTGTCCactgtgtgtggtgctgaaatctgaaGTGAGCAGGGCAAAGAcgactcttttctctctctctctctctctctctctctctctctctctctctctctctctctctctctctctctacaaaatGACCACCTAACAACAACCTCCATTGTTAGCCATTTGTAGTATTTTCtgtcattgaaacccattataagacatggctattgaactacaaaaatggctccTGACCTATGGTGGTCTCGGTCTCGATGGAGAAGAGGAAGGCTGAGATGAAGCCGTTGAGGTTGTTGACACACGGAGTCCACGTGACGTCCTCCAGGTGGTCCAGGTCGCCCCTGCAATTGCAGACACAAATTACATAGATAGGAaaatgtgtagtcttttctcccattgaaacccatgatAAGATGTAGCTATCGAACTACACTTGGACTACAGCCAGTGCAGGTGTCACTGAACACCTAATGAGTCTTAATTGATACGTACAATTGTAACACAAACAAATTTTCAATGGTCCCCTGGTCAGTTAAGTTATTAAATAGTAGgtcttagggtgtgtgtgtgtgtgtgtgtgtgtgtgtgtatgtgtatgtgtgtgtgtgtgtgtgtgtgtgtgtgtgtgtgtgtgtgtgtgtgtgtgtgtgtatgtgtatgtgcggtaGGAGGTGGagtcctctttttgtcttttattgttATGTGTCATATTTATTTGTTCTTTACTGTCAGTTAGTCAGCTGTCAGTATATGTTACATGTTTCCATGTTTAGTAGTATACATGTGTGTCACCTGCCTGTCTACTGTGCTGTGCTTTTGGTGTATATCACACtctgttaaacttagtacaatggaataattattaccacttcaaaaccATCAATTGCGGCGgaaaaacttgtgtgctgttgtgggtgccgcggcttgtcgccaatttttaaatgaattcgcaatgcattcagggaaacctgtcgaagccctccgtcgacggagtgtggtgttggaaaatctctgcgcggaggggtggaaagcccttcgccgcacccctacccatctgtctgaacgtgaatcaggatgccactacgcctacacatggacgcgcaaaaccaaggcaaaggggatcggcgtagggctaaaaGGTATAATGGGATTCACCCATAGTCAGTCAATAGCAGCGTCAGTACGCATTTCCCTTGCTCTACATACAATCTGATTTACATGCAAATTACAAACACCACATTTTACAACACATAACCCTTTCATACAGAGCATATGCTATGGCCTTACTGTAACAAGCCTTTTAGTCTGTTAGTTTTAAAAAGACACTTGGCAGTGTAATAGGACTGGTGTTAGGATGcagttaaaggtgcaccgtgtaggatggtggccagattaggtattgcaactatgctgctcattgaaactgtgctgccaaaagtattttcatgaatattaactagGTAACAATATatcagtatgaccaaagtacagtatgtgttgcagGTACTTCTGGAAATTAAAAGATAAGAATACAAATTTTCTCaatatatgtaaaaaaaatgatggtggtggtatgtattcatgaaaaagaaaaaaacatttatacATGGACAGCATGGATCATGCAAATaagctactaaaatattacacagtgcaccttaagtATTAACCCTAACCCATAacccataaccctaaccctaaccttaaccctaaccttcacaatttgatggtggtggtaagtatttgtgaaaaagggaaacatgaattctggaaataaagtacaAAAATTTTACACAATGCGTCTTTAACAAAACTAATACATTTAGGCTGTTGGAATGACAAAAAGCACACCAACAGAATTCTTCTGCTTGTTATTGTAGCGTAGAATTTACAGAACAGTCTGACATTTTAGTACACTCAGTCCatttttgtagtcttttctcccattgaaagtCATTGTAAGACgtgactattgaactacaaaaatggcctcaaTTAAATTGAACGTACCTACAGTAGGCAATCAGGTACCAGATGGCCCCGAAGAACAGCCAGGTCACAGCGTAAGCCATGACGAACACGAATAGCGAACATCGCCAGTTCAGGTCGACTAAAGTCGTAAAGATGTCGGTCAAGTAGCGGTAGGTTCCGGTGTTACCGTGTTGCACGTTACAGCGGCCGTTTTTTTCCACGTAGCGTTGACGCTTACGCCGCTTGCTCCGAcctacaggaaaaaaaaaacacacacacacacacacacacacacacaaaacaaagccaATTTAGCAAAGTTTATGAAACCAACAACTTGTGCGGATTCTagccatttccaacaactccacaaagttccatccaaatccgttcattacTTTCTGAgtttgctgacagacaaacagacaaaccaacatgacgAAAAACATAACCACTTCAGGGGAGGTAAGTAAACAGCGTATGAATTAGTGATGCTGCTCACTGGTGTTTACCCCTCTCCGTCCCTGGAGACAATACAATAAAAAACAACATCATCATCCAACATAACATTCATCCCTTTTCCTGAGGAATAAAAGTAGTAGTAGTGataatagtagtggtagtagaCTTGCTGGTCCTCTcctatagtagtagtaatagtagtaatgaaagcccattgggaaactcaaagtgaaagcccattgggaaactccaactcccattgtcattgtgacacagcactccacagcacacaagtgaacactgcacactgcacacaacgaaattgcatttatgcctcacccgttcaagggggcagccctcagtggcgccccatggggagcagtgcggtgggacggtaccatgctcagggtacctcagtcatggaggaggatgggggagagcactggttgattactccccccaccaacctggcgggtcgggagtcgaaccggcaacctctgggatgcaagtctgacgccctaaccgctcacccatgactgcccctatagTAGTAATATTAATAGTAATTAGTAATTAGCTGTGCTTGaagtgtggggggggagggggaagactCAGGGGATCCCAGTTCCCCTTCCTCATAATTTGCATCATCAGCGTTCCGGCAGAATTATCTCGTGCACCGCATTTTATAAattcaaaacaagtttttcaaaatgcgtgcaggcaataggcctacaagaattggacttgtactgatttggtactgatgagactgttggaaaatcagggttcctgtACTTCTTTTATTTTGGATGGTTAGGGTTTTTGAACCTGCTTTTTTCCACTTTAATCACTGAATATTAATAGTAATAGCAGTAATATAGTAGCAGCAGTATTCAATCCAAATAAAAGTAGTAGCAGTAGTTATAATATTAAACCTCACCCCATCCAAACTTCCTGGTCCTctcctgtagtagtagtagtaataatatagtaatatagtagtagtagtagtagtagtaatatagtaatatagtagtagtagtaatagtattagTAATATTGGTAGTGATAATGTAGCAGTATATATAACAGTATTAAACCTCACCCCATCCAAACTTCCTGGTCCTCTCCTGCCCCGCCCCGTCATTCTTAGTCTTACGCCTCTGATTGGCCTGTGCCTCGCGGGCGGCCATCTTATCCTGGAAGGACTGGCTATGGTTGGTCGTTTTCTCCGAAGGGGGCGGGGACGCTGCTTTAGGAGGTGGGGCCTCGTCGAAGATGATGGGCGTGGCCATCTGCGACTGGGATTGGTCCACGTCGTCGTCTGGGGGAGGAGCTTCATCGTTGCCGTCGACGACATCTTGTTTGTCCAGCCATGGAGTTCAGAGTATTGACAAACGGAGGACAGGAAGTCAGTTGGAGACATGATTCACACACATTCAAGTAACACAGGACCACTACACAACAGGCAaagatgaagtaaaaaaaaaattacattgtctACACTTTCTGAGTTCGATGCTTACTTCCTTatactattttggaactatgtcaatggagaTCTGAGTGTCAAAGGCTCAGTGAGCAGCCGTCTTTGggtaaaaaaaatggaaacactgatgtcaatgggattagcccaaCCCAAAATCCAAGTCAAAATattaaagttcaaagttcaaagttcaaagtaatttatttgccatttgtgcataaactatagtccaagcacataggaactcttgtgcaggccctctgagtcaataaatagagttaaatagaaaaataggaagacaaattACATTCAAAAGTGataaaaaatcaaagagatcaaaataataataaaaaaggtggatcaaatgttcttttttgccatcagcctcactgttgctgggaagaaactgttgaaaaaccttgcttttctggtaggaatgctgtccgctctactgtgtctcagtttgtatgtgcactTGTATGTTtgtattacattctaaacactgaataactCATTTGAATATTGGTCAAAagatccagttttttgaacggctctttgaaaggaacaagccactatgatccggatcccgtcaaagagctgTATATCCCATCTCTACTCCCAAATGTCCATTGCCtcatggtgcattccagtcccaaatcagACCTTgtagatcgcacttatccaacctcctactacgaaaaacgctctgga
This genomic interval from Engraulis encrasicolus isolate BLACKSEA-1 chromosome 16, IST_EnEncr_1.0, whole genome shotgun sequence contains the following:
- the kcnj9 gene encoding G protein-activated inward rectifier potassium channel 3 — its product is MALENSTHCVSVTEKADDSLLDQSHDVVDGNDEAPPPDDDVDQSQSQMATPIIFDEAPPPKAASPPPSEKTTNHSQSFQDKMAAREAQANQRRKTKNDGAGQERTRKFGWGRSKRRKRQRYVEKNGRCNVQHGNTGTYRYLTDIFTTLVDLNWRCSLFVFVMAYAVTWLFFGAIWYLIAYCRGDLDHLEDVTWTPCVNNLNGFISAFLFSIETETTIGYGHRVITDQCPVGTMLLLLQAILGSMVNAFMVGCMFVKISQPNKRAETLVFSRHAVISLRDDKLCLMFRVGDLRSSHIVGANMRAKLIKSKQTQEGEFIPLDQTDISVGFETGDDRLFLVSPLVIAHEVDCRSPFWDMSQAQLEKEDFEIVVILEGMVEATGMTCQARSSYLAEEVLWGHRFSPVMSLAEGFFDVDYGAFHHSFEVDTPSCSAHELALATARREAHLYWSISSRLDEENRLEEEEKWEAAIPSVDQSAPDNPAKPTNHSPRNDPPTNQNGDESGNKENDDDQKLQEVGGINESDEPIRIVDFVLGGGVASDAIGGEQNGGVAPLTNQSESDA